In Lysinibacillus sp. 2017, the DNA window TAGCCATGTGTGGCGTATACTTTACCAGCTGCATGTAAATCGACAATAACCTCTTTGTTATAAGCATCCTCAAAGCAGTAGCCTTCTTTTGCTTCAAGCATATAAGAAAAGTTCTCATCAATATGCATCGAATCTAAAATTTGTCGATCATAAATCGCTTCAATGCCGTATGCTTCATTTTGTGCGGCTCCTTCTAAAAGCTGAAGTGCTAATTTCAAGGCTTCTTCATCATGAGGCTGCACATATAAATACGCGGCACCACCAGCACCCTGTACATATGCACGCCATTTCATTTCACCATTTTCTTCATAAATAAGGCCATTATCAAAAAACAGACGATTTAAATACACTTTGTACTGAACATCAAGTTGTCCATGATCGCCAACAACGATAAACGTAGTGTCGTCGTAAATTCCTGCGTCTTGAACTGCCTGCAAAATGTCACCTAGTCGTTTATCCATTCGATTTAGGACTTCTTCAATGTGAGGGCCTTTTGTTCCAAACATATGCTTGGTATCGTCTAAATCGATTAAGTGCATGAGCAGTAAATTGGGTTTTTTCTTTTTAATCGTATCGATGGCACATAGCGTAGTAAAATCATCTAACTCCGGTTGTTCGATGCCATTACGCACTTTACCATGTTTTATTTCCATGGAGAGCGTAAATAATTTACTGCCATTCTTCAATATTTTTAGCGCTTGATTTTCATTTTTTACGGCTCTAATTTCTGGAATATTGAAATCAATATTTGCTTTACCTGATACCGGCCATAAAAGTCCTGCAGTTTTTAAGCCCTTCTTTCGCGCGGCATCATATACAGTTGGAAGCTTAATGTCGTTACGGAACCAATGCCAGTTTTGATCGCTTTCTGGAACGAACGGCTGGAACAGGTTGTTATGATAAACACCATGTTTGTTTGGATAGGCACCTGTCACATACGAGCTATGGATAACGTAAGTAAGGGTTGGATAAACACTTTTTACTTTGTCAGTCGAAGCGCCATTTGCGATTAACTTCGCTAAATTTGGCTTATGACGTGCGTTTTCCCAGTTGTCTTTTGAAAATGCGTCATAGGAGATGACGATACAATAGTTACTTTTCATGTAATCACCCTGAAGTTTTTGTCGTTAAATGTGCATCTTTTGGGAGCATTAAAAATACAACGAACCCGATGATGAATAAAGGAATAATTGATAAAATACTATATCTTGCCACACCAGTAAGTGTTGTTGTTAAGGCCATTAAAAATGGCCCAATGATGGCTGCGAATTTCCCGAAAATATTGTAAAAGCCGAAAAATTCATTTGAGCGTTCTTTCGGAATAATTTTTCCATAATACGAGCGACTTAATGCTTGAATACCACCTTGTGCTGAACCAATCATCGCACCTAAAATGAAAATATGCCACATTTCTGAAATGAAGTACGCTGAGATACAAGATACGATATACGTACAAATTCCGAAAAGTATCATTGTTCTCGTAGAATATTTTTTTGCTAGACTACCGTATATGAGTGCACAAGGGAATGCGATAATTTGAATGACTAATAGAATCGCAAGCAGCATAAATGTATCAAATGAATCCGCACCTAATACACTTGTCGCATACGGTACCACCATTTTAATAATCGTATCCACACCGTCAATGTAGCAGAAGTATGCAATTAAGAAGATGAAGACAACTTTATAATCTTTAATTTGTAAAAAAGTTTGACCTAATCGTTTGAAGCTTTTGCCGATTGGGTTTGGTTCTGGTTCGATGTAATGACGTTGACGAACATCTTTGATCATTGGAATCGTTAATAATCCCCACCATAAAGCGGTAATGAGGAATCCGATTTGATAACCAATTGCTACGTCCATTCCCATAAAGAAAATAACCGCTAAGCTAATCCCGAATGGAATAACACTTGAAATATAACCAAATGCAAAGCCGCTTGTCGAAACTTTATCCATGCGCTCATCAGAAGTAATGTCCACTAAAAACGAATCATAGAAAATGTTTGCCCCAGCAAAACCAATGCATGAAAGAACATAAATAATTATGAGTAGTTGCCACTGTCCGCTTGCTGGAGAAATAAATGTGAATGATAATGTTGCGATAATTCCAAGTAATGCAAAGAACGTAAAGAATCGTTTTTTCTTGTCCTTATAGTCAGCAAATGCACCTAAAATCGGACTAAGGACAGCGACTAAAATACTTGCGAGAGAGTTAAAATAGCCGAGATCCATATTATTTACTCCGTCAAACATACCAAATACGATTGGAAATAAGGCAGTTGTAATAGCCATAGAATACGCTGAATTCCCACAATCGTACATAATCCATGATTTTTCTTCTCTTGTCAGTTTCAAAGGAACACCCCCTTATGTATAAAATATTCTTAATTATACCATTTTATTGAAAATAGGGATTGTATGAATTTATTAAATAAATACTTTCAAAAAGAGTATTTTGTAATGAAGCTAATAGTGAATTGCATCCAAACAAATAACATACCCTATAAAAATAGTAGGAATTGATGTATTATCAATTTAAGACTAATAAAGGATGTGTATGGTATGACTAAGAAAATCTATGTAATACATGAAAATAACGAATGGACGATTCATTTACAAAAGCGACTCGAACAATTAAATTTACCTTATGAGCTTTGGCATTTAGATGAAGGTACGGTTAATCTACTAGAAGCGCCACCAGATGGGGTTTTCTATAGTCGTATGAGTGCTTCTTCTCATACACGAAACCACCGCTACGCACCAGAATTAACGGGTGCTGTGTTAGAATGGTTAGAATTCCATGGACGTAAAGTATTTAATGGCAGTGAAGCGTTACGCTATGAATTGAGTAAAGTGAAGCAATATACACAGTTAGAACGATTCGGTATTCAAACACCAAGAACAGTCGTAGCAGTTGGAAAGGTACAAATCATTGAAGCTGCTAAACAACTAAACTTATTGCCGTTTATTACAAAGCATAATCGTGCAGGGAAGGGCTTAGGTGTACAATTATTTTATTCGATTGAAGCTTTAGAAGAATATGTGTACAGTGACCGTTTTGAAGAACCCGTGGACGGGATTACACTTGTGCAACAATATATTAAATCACCAGAGCAATTTATTACACGCGCAGAATTTATCGGCGGAAAATATATGTACTCTGTTCGAGTGGATACATCAGAAGGCTTTGAATTATGCCCAGCAGATGCTTGCCAAATTGGCGATTTATATTGCCCAGTTGGAGAACAACCGAAGTCATATATGAAGTTTGAAATCATAGATAATCCATATAAAGAATTAATTGAAAAGTTTGAAATTTTTTTAGCGGGCAGTAGCATTGCAGTTGCTGGTATTGAGTTTATCGTCGATGAAGAGGGAAATACGTATGCATATGATGTGAATACAAATACGAACTACAATGCAGATGCAGAAAATGCTTATGGAACATTCGCAATGTTGGAATTAGCGAAGTTTTTGGGGGAGCAGTTGGCGGATTTGGCGTAGCAATATAACAAGTATGCCGATTGATATATTAAGTGTTAATAACGATTAATAATAAATAGAATAGGGGTTTTAAAAATGGATGTAAGACAACCAATAGGGCCATTACAAGTGCCTGAAAATGTGACACTAGAAAATGTTCAAGAATGGTTAAAGCAAATCGTAACGTATACAATTCGTTTAAGAGAAACTGTTGACACATTAAGTGATGAAGAATTAAACAAAACGTATCGTGAAGGTGCTTGGACAGTTCGACAACTTGTTCATCATATTGCAGACTCTCAGTTGAACATGTACCAACGATTAAAGCTTGCTTTAACAGATGACAATCCTACGGTACCACCATTTGATGAAAATAAGTGGGCGATTCAACCGGATACAAAGCTTCCTGTAGAAAGTTCGATTAAAATGTTAGAAGGATTAAATGCGCGTATCGTTGCATTGGGACATAGTTTAACTGAATCACAATTAGACAGAGCATTTACGCATCAAACAAATGGAAAAATCACAGTGGCAACAAAAATTGCAAAGTTAGCTTGGCATGAAGAACATCACTTAGCACATATTAAAATCGCATTATCGAAATAAGAAAAGTGAAAAAGAACGAATTCATATTAATGTGAATTCGTTCTTTATTTTAATTTAAAGCTGTATTGAAATTCTTTAACGAACAATTTAAGTATTTTTTACTTCTTATTTATCCGTTACCTACTTTTAAACGTAGCATAATCAATACAACGTTCCACAAACTCCAGTACATCTTCAGAAATCGGGTATAGTCCCGTTTCTTCTGCAGGTAGTTTTCTTACTTCCCAAAACTTATCCATCAAATTACTATCACCTTGAAAAGTTTCGTTTGATAGTTCTGTTAATTTAGTAGCAATTTGTAAGCCTTCTGATGATTCTGGCCTAATATTTTGTATTAGACAAGATTCTATTTGTTTTATTAATAATATATATTGATGGGTTATCTCATCATTGCTACTAAGGCTAGGAATAAAGTTTTGTAAGATAATTTTCTCATCATCTTGAAAATAGTCGATCCATTTTTTTGATGTAGTATGTGAAAGTTGAACAAGTTCTGTTACATGTTCCCAAGCTAAAGATGGTTCTAAATCAATCATGTTGATTAGTGAAGTGGTGTTAGCGATGCTTGTTTGAAGTTTTGAGAGCTGCTCTTGTAAGTAATTGTAGTGTGAAGTCAAAATTTGTTTATAAGACAGTTTGTCTAATAGTTGGGGGATATCCTCTAATGGTAGAGAAAGATTTTTTAGAATAATAATCTTCTCTAATTTAAATAAGTCTTCTTCAGAATAGAATCGTTTTCCATGCTCATCTTTAAAACTAGGGGTAAGGAGATTGATTTGATCGTAATAGCGAAGTGTTCGAATAGATAGATTTCGCAGTTTACTGACTTCTCCAGTAGTCCATCGTTTCATTGCATTTCCTCCTAAAAAAAGCTTGCAGGTTACGTTACGTAATCAATTATATTCTAATTATACCATATGTAGGGAGATGTAAAGATGGAACTGAATCGAAATAATTGGAAAAAGCAAGATCATTGGGGGAGTAAAGAATTTATATTATTAATGTTACTGGAGTTCGTCTTTGTAATTGGCTGTATTAAATTTATTGTTAAGCCTATTTATTTCTCCTGGCTGAACAATGACCTTTACGCAGGTACCTTAATAGGACTAACAATCGCAATGATTTTACTTTTGGGCGTTTATTTTATTGCGCTCCGTCCAAAGGCACTTTCTTGGGGGGAGGTAGGGATAAAGAGGTTCATGTGGAGAGACTGGAAGACTATTATTATTTATTCAGTTATTTTACTCATTGGCGCGGTAATCATTGTTGTACTTACAAGCTTTATAGGGAATACGTGGGAGAACAGCAAAACAGAGTCTTTGCAGCGAAACGTATCATTCTTTACAGTTTTCATAGCCTTTGTTTCTGCAGCAATAATCTCTCCAATTTATGAGGAAATATTTTACCGTGGATTTTTATATCGTTGGTTGCGTACTCGTATGGGACTTATCGGAGCGATTCTACTTAGCTCAATGATTTTTACAATTGTACATATACCGACATATAATGTAATGCCAGTAAATTTTTTTAGTGGTATCATTTTCGCTTTAGCCTATGAGCGAACGAATTCGATATGGCCATCAGTGCTGATCCATGGTATTACCAATGGACTTATGGTTTTGTTAACAAGTTTAGGATAAAGATAAAAAAGACAAGTACAGAATGCCATCTGTACTTGTCTTTTTAAAATTATTTCACAATAGAAACTTTCGCGTAATCATCAATTTCCATAGGGTGTAGATTTAACCCTTTTACATAATCCGCCGCAGCAACAGGTGGTGTTGTATGCGCAATCATGTACCAAGGAATATCATCATGGAAGATTTCTTGTGCTTGTTCATAAAGAGCAGCACGTTTTTCTTGATCGTATTCTTGGCGTGCTTGTTCAAGTAGCGCATCAAATTCTGGATTTTTATAGAATGCATAGTTTGATGCAGGGAGTGTTGCATTACTGCTGTGTATGAATTAACACATTTAGAGAGGATTAACAATTTATCTAGCTATTAATGGTGTAATCAAAAGTAAAAGTTATGGAAGAAATATAGTGGGAAAATTCTTGTAAATATAGAATTAGTTAATTTATTTATAAATTTCATAATATTTACAAAACACTACCTTTAATGTATTGTTATGTTATACGATATATCGCGTCACATAATAGTGAGGAAGGTGTTGATGTTATGTCATATAACGGTGGACCGATGACGGAAGCAATGTATTACGTACTACTTGCATTAATGCGTCCCAATCATGGTTATCAACTGATGCAAGCAGTTACGCAAGTATCCAATGGTCGGTTAAAAATGGGACCAGGAACACTTTATGGGGTACTGTCTCGCATGCAAAAAGACGGACTTATTTTATTGACAAATGATGACGGGCGACGAAAAACATACGAAATAACTGAACTCGGTGAACAAGCTTTAAGAATAGAATATAACCGCTTAAAAGCATTAATTGTAGATAGTTATATATTGGAAGAGGGAGAGGGAGAGGCGCATGATTAAAACCGTTTGGAAATTAAGACCTGCAGATAATTGGCAAATTGGGGAAAATGAAAGCTGGCTTTCAGATATGGCTGAAAATGGCTATCATTTTACAAAGATGGGCTCGTTATTTGCGAAGTTCGTAAAAGATGAGCCCCAAAAAATGAAATATCGAATTGAAGTTACACCTAAAAATGAAATTGCATATGAACAAATTAACATGTATGAGGAACACGGTTGGGAATATGTATCCAGCTTTTATAATTATCATGTGTTTTCATCACCAGTTGAGCGCAATGTACCTGAAATTCATACGGATTCAGCCGAACAATCATTAACATTAAAATCTTTAAATAAACAATTTATAAAAGGGGTTATTAGTTTAATTATAGGCACCATTGTAATGTTGGGCTACATGCTCTTTATGGTATTTTTCGATGGTACTCCCACCTATAATGTAGTGACAACCAATACATCTCAAACACTTTTAATCCTAATTATCTACATTTATGCTGTAGTTATGTTTTTGAAAAGTGTGAAATCAATAAATAATTTAAGAAACGATTTACTAGAGGGGAAATCTATCAATCATCATGCATCCTGGAGACAGTCTAGTAAAATCCATTATATCGTTTCACTCCTTCCAATACTTCTGGCAATTGTAACAATCATTATTCCGATTTATGAAATCATTGCTTATGATAAGAAAACATTGCCAGTGGAAGAGATTGATGTTCCAGTTGCGCGATTAGCTGCGATTGAGCAAAATACAGTATTGCAACGTGAAGAACATTTTGTTGACGGTGTGGACTTTGACAATCGCATCGTTTTTAGCTGGAGTCTATTAGCACCCGCTAAGTACGAAATAAATGAAAGTGGAATTGTCCCTGGGGAAATGTGGAATGATCAAGATGGGGAGTATTCACCAGCACTAAATTCTGATATTTATGAATTACGTTTTTCCTTTTTGGCATCTCCATTGATTGATGATTTAGTTGAAAGGGAATTGTATTTTGACGAACAATCAAAAAAAGTTGAATTGGAGCATCCAGGATTAGATCGAATAATTACTCTTGAATCATCGGAAGCGTCAAAATATATTTTTGCATCAAAGGACAATCTTGTCATGCTTGTTCGTTATTATGGCTATGCAGATTTGGAAACTGTCATTGAGCAAGTCGCGATGAAAATGAACTAAATTTAAAGTTATGTCTATTATTTTAGATGACTGAAAAATCAGACATTATATGTGTTTCTTATACCCTGTTCATGCCAAATTAATTAGAAAATAAAAAAGCAAATCCTCTGTAAGAATTTGCTTGAAAATGTAAGAATGTATGTTCGTTTTATGGTGCTCGTCGAATAGAGGTTCTTATTATTTGTTCTTCATATTATTAGTATATTATAAATTTTTTTATAAGTCTATTTATTGGCTAAATTTCCCGTTAAACTCATTTCATCAGCAAAATCAGGTGTTAGGAGTGGATGAAATGGAAGAGAGATTTGTATGGGATACGAATTTAAAAGTACGACTATTAGGGGAAACGGTATTCAATATCTTTTACTGGATGTACTTTCCGTTTATGGCGATTTACTTTAGTCAGTCAATGGGGATAGGGTGGACTGGTCTATTAATGACGATACCGCCAATTGTCAGTTTGATAGCGGGATTAGTAGGGGGCTCATATGCAGATCGATATGGGCGAAAGCGCTTAATGTTGTGGGGGACAGGGATTCAACTTCTTATGTTCATACTGTTTGCTAGTTCGGACTTTGTTTGGTTAAACTATTTTGCCTTTTTAGGAATTACAATTGGGAAGGGTATTTATAAACCTGCAAGTGATGCAATGGTGGCAGATACAGTACCAGCTGAGGAAAGAAAAGAGGTATTTGCTAAATTTATCACAGGTAGCAATCTTGGCGCAGTACTCGGTCCGATTATTGGTGCTTGGGTGTTTTTCGATCATCGTTCGTTACTACTATGGAGTTGTGCGTGCTTTTTAATGGTTTATTTTGTTGTTATTTATACAAAGTCGACGGAAACAATGCCTGTGACAGATGAAGTAAATCAGCATAAAAAAGTATTTTCAATAAGCGGTGAATTACGTAGTTATCTACAAATAATGAAAGATAAGGCGTTTGCGCTCTATATTGCTGCGGGGGTATTTTCAGTCATTGCTATAATGCAGCTCGATTTGTATTTGGCAATTTACATTTATGATGAGGTACCGAGCCAAGTATTATTTGCAGGTAGTGGTTTTATCCTATCAAGTAAAGAAATTTTAGGATGGATATTAGGGATAAATGGTGTCATTTTTGTACTGTTTATCATACCAGTAACGAAATGGCTAAAGCGATGGAGCGATTTACAAGTGTTTGTACTAAGTTGTTTACTTGCGGGTTTTGGGATGTTTGCGGTGGGATTAACGTCCAATATTTGGTTTCTATTCATGTTTACAATTATTTTCACATTTGGCGAGCTGGTTCGTTCGCCAGTTCTTTATAACTTTGTCAGTAACTACGCACCACAACATGCTCGTGCACAATATATGGCAGCATCGAATATGCAGTTTACCATTGGTCGATTCTTGGCTCCAATGACTGTTATCTTATCAGGTTATTTTAGTTCAATGGTTGTTTTCAGTGCAATCTTAATTTGTGCATTATTTAGTTTAGGTATGTATGTCAAATTGCATCAGCATGCAAATCCTTGAACGCCGTAAAAAAAATATTTAAATTGATCGGATACGTAAAGATTTCATGGCTGAAAGAGCAAAAGCACGGTTATCCTTTAAATAATAGAACGGTGTAAAATACCAGGCATTCCTCAAAAGATCAGCTTCCTCATCTAGCAAAAGCTGCACTGCTTCTTATTGCAACGACTGTATTACTTTACTAATAATTGTTTTAAAATATTTTTAAGGGATTTATGGCAATTATCTAATCTTAAGGGTAAAGAATATTATGTAAAATTAGAAATAGAACTTTATCCCGCTTTAACGGGCAGTAAAACTCATAGGGAGAATTTTCACTTTATAAGAAAGGAGAGCACTTATGGGATGGAAAAATAAACGCACGCTGAGTTTTGTTTTTTGGGTCGTATTAGTCATTGTTATGGTGGTCGTGATGCCAAACCTTGATAAATTAGTGATTGAAAAGGGACAAATTTCGATTCCAGAAACGAGTCAAAGTGAAAAAGGCGCTAAGCTTTTAAATGAATTAAAAACAGAAGGTGAGAGCATTTACCAGTTCGCCTTCGTTTTTCATAGTGACGATGGTTTAACGAAGGATGAAACTGCTCAAATCGAACAAACACTTTCGAATATAGAAGCTGACAAAGAAAAATTACACATACTTTATTCGTTGTTTCACACGCAAAGTGAGCAAGCTGCTGAGCAGTTAGTTTCTCAGGACGGTACAACAATTTTAGCACAAGTATCAATTCAAAAAGGGTTGAATACGGCAGAAGAAGTGGCCGAGCAGTTACGTCCGTATATAGAGGATTTAACGGTGGATACGTATTTAACTGGTAGTGATATAGTTATGTCTGATTTTTCACAATCAACACAAGAAGGCGTTAAGAAAACGGAAATTATTGCAATCATCTTTATTATCGTCATTTTAATCATTATTTTCCGTTCACCAATTGTTCCGTTAATTTCACTAATTACAGTTGGTATTGCCTATATCATTTCATTATCGATTGTCGCATTACTTGTTGAACATGCTGATTTGCCATTCTCGAATTTTACACAAGTATTTTTAGTCGTTGTGTTATTTGGGATTGGAACGGATTACAATATTTTATTATTTACACGTTTCAAAGAAGAACTCGCGAAGCAGGGACATGTGATAAAGGCGATTTCAACGACCTATGCTACTGCGGGTAAAACTGTTATTTTTAGTGGACTTGCAGTTTTAGTAGGATTTATCGCTTTATTTTTAGCTGAGTTCTCGATGTATAAAGCAACAGCGGCTGTTTCAATTGGGGTTGCTGTATTACTACTTGTTTTAATGACACTCAATCCATTTTTTATGGGGGTGTTCGGCTTCAAGCTTTTCTGGCCGATTAAAGAGGTGAAAGGCCACCAAGACAATAAAATGTGGAAAGCCTTTAGTAAATTTTCATTTTTACGTCCATTGCTATCATTGATCGTAGTAGCACTTGTCACAGTACCATTTATTTGGCTGTATTCAAGCGAGCTAAATTACAATGATTTAGTTGAAATTGATGACAAATATGAATCAAAGCAAGCAGTATCCTTAATTGAAAAACACTATGATGCAGGTTTTTCTTCACCTTTATCATTAGCCATAAAGGCAGACAAGTCACTAGCTACGCAAGCAAGTTTAGCTGAAATTGATAAACTAGCTGGTATCATTGAACAAGTTGATGGTGTATCAAAGGTGTACAGTGTAACACGTCCTGAGGGGAAACGAATTGAAGACCTTTATATTAGTGAGCAATCAGGTCAATTAAAAGAGGGCATTGGCGATGCACAGGGCGGTGTTGAACAAATTCACTCCGGCTTATCAGAGGCTCAAGAAAAAGTAACAAAACCACAGGATTTATCAGGTGTTTCACAGTTAATTAGTGGGACCAATGCGTTACAAGATGGTGCTACGGAGTTACAAGATGCGTTAAATAAGTTATCTACGGGTATCGCAGATGGGACAAATGGTTCAAAGAAAATCCAGCAAAACCTTCAACAATTAACGACTTCAATAGGTACGTTAAAAGATGGACTTGCTACATTAGCAACCAATTATGCGACACTCTCAAATGGATTCAATCAGTTTACTTCTGTGTTTGATGGAACTGAGACTGCGATTAATTCTGCAAAACAAGGTTATGCACAAATCGAAGAGCTGATGAAAAAAGCTGCAGCGGAAAATCCTGATTTAACTGAAGTTCAAACAGCACTAGAAATTGCTGTTCAAGCACAAACACAGTTAACAGATATGTCACAGCAAATTGCTTCTTCAAAAGCACAATACACGCAGTTAACAAGTGGCTTCACGCAAGCAAATGCAGCACTTCAACAAGCGAATGATGCAGTAACACAAATAGAGCAAGGTGCGAGTCAGTTAACGAATGGTGCAAATACACTGACTGAAGGCTTACAACAAGCACAAAACGGTTCCACACAAATTGCAAAAGAATCTTCTAGTTTCGTTTCTGGACTTCAGGCTGTAAATGACGGACAGAAGCAGCTCAAAACGAGTTTAGAAGAGCTACAAAATCAAATGGCCCAACTAGG includes these proteins:
- a CDS encoding alkaline phosphatase family protein; translated protein: MKSNYCIVISYDAFSKDNWENARHKPNLAKLIANGASTDKVKSVYPTLTYVIHSSYVTGAYPNKHGVYHNNLFQPFVPESDQNWHWFRNDIKLPTVYDAARKKGLKTAGLLWPVSGKANIDFNIPEIRAVKNENQALKILKNGSKLFTLSMEIKHGKVRNGIEQPELDDFTTLCAIDTIKKKKPNLLLMHLIDLDDTKHMFGTKGPHIEEVLNRMDKRLGDILQAVQDAGIYDDTTFIVVGDHGQLDVQYKVYLNRLFFDNGLIYEENGEMKWRAYVQGAGGAAYLYVQPHDEEALKLALQLLEGAAQNEAYGIEAIYDRQILDSMHIDENFSYMLEAKEGYCFEDAYNKEVIVDLHAAGKVYATHGYSPDIPDYTSNLVISGASVKAGYDIGNVGVIDIGPTIAHILGLDFEAIDGRALVEAFK
- a CDS encoding MFS transporter — encoded protein: MYDCGNSAYSMAITTALFPIVFGMFDGVNNMDLGYFNSLASILVAVLSPILGAFADYKDKKKRFFTFFALLGIIATLSFTFISPASGQWQLLIIIYVLSCIGFAGANIFYDSFLVDITSDERMDKVSTSGFAFGYISSVIPFGISLAVIFFMGMDVAIGYQIGFLITALWWGLLTIPMIKDVRQRHYIEPEPNPIGKSFKRLGQTFLQIKDYKVVFIFLIAYFCYIDGVDTIIKMVVPYATSVLGADSFDTFMLLAILLVIQIIAFPCALIYGSLAKKYSTRTMILFGICTYIVSCISAYFISEMWHIFILGAMIGSAQGGIQALSRSYYGKIIPKERSNEFFGFYNIFGKFAAIIGPFLMALTTTLTGVARYSILSIIPLFIIGFVVFLMLPKDAHLTTKTSG
- a CDS encoding RimK family alpha-L-glutamate ligase yields the protein MTKKIYVIHENNEWTIHLQKRLEQLNLPYELWHLDEGTVNLLEAPPDGVFYSRMSASSHTRNHRYAPELTGAVLEWLEFHGRKVFNGSEALRYELSKVKQYTQLERFGIQTPRTVVAVGKVQIIEAAKQLNLLPFITKHNRAGKGLGVQLFYSIEALEEYVYSDRFEEPVDGITLVQQYIKSPEQFITRAEFIGGKYMYSVRVDTSEGFELCPADACQIGDLYCPVGEQPKSYMKFEIIDNPYKELIEKFEIFLAGSSIAVAGIEFIVDEEGNTYAYDVNTNTNYNADAENAYGTFAMLELAKFLGEQLADLA
- a CDS encoding YfiT family bacillithiol transferase; the encoded protein is MDVRQPIGPLQVPENVTLENVQEWLKQIVTYTIRLRETVDTLSDEELNKTYREGAWTVRQLVHHIADSQLNMYQRLKLALTDDNPTVPPFDENKWAIQPDTKLPVESSIKMLEGLNARIVALGHSLTESQLDRAFTHQTNGKITVATKIAKLAWHEEHHLAHIKIALSK
- a CDS encoding MerR family transcriptional regulator codes for the protein MKRWTTGEVSKLRNLSIRTLRYYDQINLLTPSFKDEHGKRFYSEEDLFKLEKIIILKNLSLPLEDIPQLLDKLSYKQILTSHYNYLQEQLSKLQTSIANTTSLINMIDLEPSLAWEHVTELVQLSHTTSKKWIDYFQDDEKIILQNFIPSLSSNDEITHQYILLIKQIESCLIQNIRPESSEGLQIATKLTELSNETFQGDSNLMDKFWEVRKLPAEETGLYPISEDVLEFVERCIDYATFKSR
- a CDS encoding CPBP family intramembrane glutamic endopeptidase — translated: MELNRNNWKKQDHWGSKEFILLMLLEFVFVIGCIKFIVKPIYFSWLNNDLYAGTLIGLTIAMILLLGVYFIALRPKALSWGEVGIKRFMWRDWKTIIIYSVILLIGAVIIVVLTSFIGNTWENSKTESLQRNVSFFTVFIAFVSAAIISPIYEEIFYRGFLYRWLRTRMGLIGAILLSSMIFTIVHIPTYNVMPVNFFSGIIFALAYERTNSIWPSVLIHGITNGLMVLLTSLG
- a CDS encoding PadR family transcriptional regulator, producing the protein MSYNGGPMTEAMYYVLLALMRPNHGYQLMQAVTQVSNGRLKMGPGTLYGVLSRMQKDGLILLTNDDGRRKTYEITELGEQALRIEYNRLKALIVDSYILEEGEGEAHD
- a CDS encoding DUF2812 domain-containing protein; translated protein: MIKTVWKLRPADNWQIGENESWLSDMAENGYHFTKMGSLFAKFVKDEPQKMKYRIEVTPKNEIAYEQINMYEEHGWEYVSSFYNYHVFSSPVERNVPEIHTDSAEQSLTLKSLNKQFIKGVISLIIGTIVMLGYMLFMVFFDGTPTYNVVTTNTSQTLLILIIYIYAVVMFLKSVKSINNLRNDLLEGKSINHHASWRQSSKIHYIVSLLPILLAIVTIIIPIYEIIAYDKKTLPVEEIDVPVARLAAIEQNTVLQREEHFVDGVDFDNRIVFSWSLLAPAKYEINESGIVPGEMWNDQDGEYSPALNSDIYELRFSFLASPLIDDLVERELYFDEQSKKVELEHPGLDRIITLESSEASKYIFASKDNLVMLVRYYGYADLETVIEQVAMKMN
- a CDS encoding MFS transporter, yielding MEERFVWDTNLKVRLLGETVFNIFYWMYFPFMAIYFSQSMGIGWTGLLMTIPPIVSLIAGLVGGSYADRYGRKRLMLWGTGIQLLMFILFASSDFVWLNYFAFLGITIGKGIYKPASDAMVADTVPAEERKEVFAKFITGSNLGAVLGPIIGAWVFFDHRSLLLWSCACFLMVYFVVIYTKSTETMPVTDEVNQHKKVFSISGELRSYLQIMKDKAFALYIAAGVFSVIAIMQLDLYLAIYIYDEVPSQVLFAGSGFILSSKEILGWILGINGVIFVLFIIPVTKWLKRWSDLQVFVLSCLLAGFGMFAVGLTSNIWFLFMFTIIFTFGELVRSPVLYNFVSNYAPQHARAQYMAASNMQFTIGRFLAPMTVILSGYFSSMVVFSAILICALFSLGMYVKLHQHANP